The following proteins are co-located in the bacterium genome:
- the yacG gene encoding DNA gyrase inhibitor YacG: MKRTTITCPNCKSITQANSACWPFCSERCKTVDLGDWASERYRIPSEAPTDQSDNQELLDQLEEDNER, from the coding sequence ATGAAGCGCACAACTATCACCTGCCCCAACTGCAAATCGATCACTCAGGCAAATTCTGCCTGCTGGCCGTTTTGTTCGGAACGCTGTAAAACTGTTGACCTCGGTGATTGGGCAAGTGAGCGCTATCGCATTCCCAGCGAAGCACCTACGGACCAAAGTGACAACCAAGAGCTACTTGATCAATTAGAAGAAGATAATGAAAGATAG